Proteins encoded within one genomic window of Saccharopolyspora pogona:
- a CDS encoding CPBP family intramembrane glutamic endopeptidase, which yields MAGADRGEVLVSTVQAERVLPSPLLGGIYRARRPTGPVVGLVVVLGCLIVGQTIAALVLFPVLGASPEALLGGAMGLIDQLAMLLSFGGAAGLLALWIWGKERRSFGSVGFFPASRGGAHLALGAGVAVVLLSVPVGVNILSGQFEAGSVRAAQAGGALVALIGFIVQASTEEVITRGYLMQVTYRKWGLTAAIAFQAVVFTALHGVNANVSVIGLVNILLIALVLAFWALAEGGLWGVCAFHAVWNWLQGNVYGIEVSGMDIRTTVLDIGGAPGSTTLLTGGGFGVEGSLLATAVLAIATVLAALALRHKLARSG from the coding sequence ATGGCTGGAGCTGATCGGGGTGAGGTACTGGTGAGCACTGTGCAGGCCGAGCGGGTTCTGCCTTCGCCGTTGTTGGGCGGGATCTACCGGGCCAGGCGGCCCACCGGGCCCGTTGTGGGGCTGGTCGTCGTGCTGGGCTGTCTGATCGTCGGGCAGACTATCGCCGCGCTGGTGCTGTTCCCGGTGCTCGGGGCTTCGCCGGAAGCCCTGCTCGGTGGCGCCATGGGGCTGATCGACCAGCTGGCGATGTTGCTCAGCTTCGGCGGGGCTGCCGGTCTGCTGGCGCTGTGGATCTGGGGCAAGGAGCGCCGGTCATTCGGCAGTGTGGGGTTCTTCCCCGCGTCGCGCGGCGGCGCGCACCTGGCGCTGGGCGCCGGGGTGGCGGTGGTGCTGCTGTCCGTGCCGGTCGGCGTGAACATCCTCAGTGGACAGTTCGAGGCCGGCTCGGTTCGCGCCGCGCAGGCCGGCGGCGCGCTCGTGGCGCTGATCGGGTTCATCGTGCAGGCCAGCACCGAGGAGGTCATCACCCGTGGCTACCTGATGCAGGTCACCTACCGGAAGTGGGGCCTGACCGCCGCGATCGCCTTCCAGGCGGTGGTGTTCACCGCGCTGCACGGCGTGAACGCCAACGTCAGCGTGATCGGCCTGGTCAACATCCTGCTGATCGCCCTGGTGCTGGCGTTCTGGGCGCTCGCGGAGGGCGGCCTGTGGGGCGTTTGTGCGTTCCACGCGGTGTGGAACTGGCTCCAGGGCAACGTGTACGGCATCGAAGTGTCCGGAATGGACATCCGCACGACGGTGCTGGACATCGGCGGCGCGCCGGGCAGCACGACCCTGCTCACCGGAGGCGGGTTCGGCGTCGAAGGAAGCCTGCTCGCCACCGCGGTGCTAGCCATCGCCACGGTGCTCGCCGCCCTCGCCCTCCGGCACAAGCTCGCCCGTTCGGGTTGA
- a CDS encoding carbon-nitrogen hydrolase family protein, with protein sequence MRIVLCQIVSGPDPKANLELVADGVRKAAEAGADLAVFPEATMACFGIKLGPLAEPLDGPWATAVRRLAEEAGIAVVAGMFTPTEDGRVTNTLLITGRGLDTSYDKIHLFDAFGFAESNTVAPGAQPVVVDLDGTKIGLTTCYDVRFPGLFTTLADQGASVIVTSASWGSGEGKREQWELLVRARALDSTSWVVACGQADPRSIGREPSGKAPTGIGYSLVATPLGQVHAQLADAPEVRVVDIDPAAVDQARQAVPVLANRRF encoded by the coding sequence ATGCGGATCGTTTTGTGCCAGATCGTGTCCGGCCCGGACCCCAAGGCAAACCTGGAACTCGTGGCCGACGGCGTCCGGAAGGCCGCCGAGGCGGGTGCCGACCTCGCGGTGTTCCCGGAGGCGACGATGGCCTGCTTCGGGATCAAGCTCGGGCCGCTGGCCGAGCCCCTGGACGGGCCGTGGGCCACCGCGGTGCGGCGGCTCGCCGAGGAGGCCGGCATCGCGGTCGTGGCGGGCATGTTCACGCCCACCGAAGACGGCAGGGTGACAAACACGCTGCTGATCACCGGCCGCGGCCTGGACACCTCCTACGACAAGATCCACCTGTTCGACGCCTTCGGCTTCGCCGAGTCGAACACCGTCGCGCCGGGCGCGCAGCCGGTGGTGGTGGACCTCGACGGCACCAAGATCGGCCTGACGACCTGCTACGACGTGCGGTTCCCCGGCCTGTTCACGACGCTCGCCGACCAGGGCGCGTCGGTGATCGTCACCTCGGCTTCCTGGGGTTCCGGCGAGGGCAAGCGCGAGCAATGGGAGCTGCTGGTGCGCGCCCGCGCGCTGGACTCGACGTCGTGGGTGGTGGCCTGCGGCCAGGCCGACCCGCGCAGCATCGGCCGGGAGCCGAGCGGCAAGGCACCGACCGGCATCGGCTACAGCCTCGTCGCGACCCCGCTTGGCCAGGTGCACGCCCAGCTCGCCGACGCCCCCGAGGTCCGGGTCGTCGACATCGACCCGGCGGCGGTCGACCAGGCCCGCCAAGCGGTCCCGGTCCTCGCCAACCGCCGCTTCTGA
- a CDS encoding GntR family transcriptional regulator, producing the protein MPSGRELAYDHLKDTVLSDPAMQGQFINEQALADAIGVSRTPIREALLLLAAEELVQLVPKRGAYIAPVGGREIRELFEIRAMIECYAARRAIELDAVPVEQMRAELAAQRELSGDDQARAFIDCDHRFHATLVCAVGNDMLSKTYDALRARQIRAGIVALFSSGGRRKAVLVEHEAILAALAAGDAEAAAAAITEHLSATQQVLLAG; encoded by the coding sequence TTGCCGTCTGGACGAGAACTGGCTTACGACCATCTCAAGGACACGGTGCTCAGCGACCCCGCGATGCAGGGGCAGTTCATCAACGAACAGGCGTTGGCCGACGCGATCGGGGTGTCCCGAACGCCGATCCGCGAGGCCCTGCTGCTGCTCGCCGCCGAGGAACTGGTGCAGCTGGTGCCCAAGCGCGGCGCCTACATCGCCCCGGTCGGCGGCCGGGAGATCCGCGAGCTCTTCGAGATCCGCGCGATGATCGAGTGCTACGCCGCCCGCCGCGCCATCGAGCTGGACGCGGTGCCGGTGGAGCAGATGCGCGCCGAACTGGCGGCCCAGCGCGAGCTCAGCGGCGACGACCAGGCCCGCGCGTTCATCGACTGCGACCACCGGTTCCACGCCACGCTGGTGTGCGCGGTCGGCAACGACATGCTCAGCAAGACCTACGACGCGTTGCGGGCACGCCAGATCCGCGCGGGCATCGTCGCGCTGTTCAGCAGCGGCGGGCGGCGCAAGGCGGTGCTCGTCGAGCACGAGGCGATCCTGGCCGCGCTCGCCGCGGGCGATGCGGAGGCCGCGGCTGCGGCGATCACCGAGCACTTGTCCGCGACGCAGCAGGTCCTGCTGGCGGGCTGA
- a CDS encoding MFS transporter, translated as MTQALPATAKPPRKDLIKAFVASLSGTSLEWYDFAAYSVASALVFGQLFFPSHDPLSGTLLAFSTYAVGYVSRPLGGFVFGRLGDVLGRKQVLVITLLITGISTVLIGLLPTHSQVGSLGAVLLVVLRFAQGVGIGGEWGGAVLLSSEFGSDKHRGFWASAAQIGPPAGNLLANGVLAALAALLTQEQFMSWGWRVAFLLSAVLVLFGLWIRVKLEETPVFKELQEKGEQAGAPVREVFTREPRALVAAILSRVGPDVLYALFTVFVLTYATQQLDMPKSWAVTGVMLGSTLQLVLMPLAGALSDRWGRRKVYAVGAIGAGVWPFVFFPMAGGGSPGLLIAGVVVGLIWHALMYGPQAAFVSEQFSPALRATGSSLAYTLAGVIGGALAPLLFTYLFASFGTWLAPACYLAATCVVTLIGLSLGRSNAR; from the coding sequence ATGACCCAAGCCCTACCCGCAACGGCCAAGCCGCCCCGCAAGGACCTGATCAAGGCCTTCGTGGCGAGCCTCAGCGGAACTTCCTTGGAGTGGTACGACTTCGCCGCGTACTCGGTGGCTTCGGCGCTGGTGTTCGGCCAGCTGTTCTTCCCGAGCCACGATCCGCTGTCCGGCACGCTGCTCGCGTTCTCCACCTACGCCGTCGGCTACGTCTCACGGCCGCTCGGCGGTTTCGTGTTCGGCCGGCTCGGCGACGTGCTGGGCCGCAAGCAGGTGCTGGTCATCACCCTGCTGATCACCGGCATCTCCACCGTCCTCATCGGGCTGCTGCCGACGCACAGCCAGGTCGGCTCGCTCGGCGCCGTGCTGCTGGTGGTCCTGCGGTTCGCGCAGGGCGTGGGCATCGGTGGCGAGTGGGGCGGCGCGGTCCTGCTGTCCAGCGAGTTCGGCAGCGACAAGCACCGGGGCTTCTGGGCCTCGGCCGCCCAGATCGGCCCGCCCGCCGGCAACCTGCTGGCCAACGGCGTGCTGGCGGCGCTCGCGGCGCTGCTCACCCAGGAGCAGTTCATGTCCTGGGGCTGGCGCGTCGCGTTCCTGCTCTCCGCGGTGCTGGTGCTGTTCGGCCTGTGGATCCGGGTGAAGTTGGAGGAGACCCCGGTCTTCAAGGAGCTGCAGGAGAAGGGCGAGCAGGCCGGGGCGCCGGTGCGGGAGGTCTTCACCCGCGAGCCCCGCGCGCTGGTGGCGGCCATCCTGTCCCGCGTCGGCCCGGACGTCCTATACGCGCTGTTCACGGTCTTCGTGCTCACCTACGCCACGCAGCAGCTGGACATGCCGAAGAGCTGGGCGGTCACCGGCGTCATGCTGGGCTCGACGCTGCAGCTGGTGTTGATGCCGCTGGCCGGCGCGCTGTCGGACCGGTGGGGCCGGCGGAAGGTCTACGCCGTGGGTGCGATCGGCGCCGGGGTGTGGCCGTTCGTTTTCTTCCCGATGGCAGGCGGAGGCTCGCCGGGGCTGCTGATCGCCGGCGTCGTCGTCGGCCTGATCTGGCACGCGCTCATGTACGGGCCGCAGGCGGCGTTCGTGTCCGAGCAGTTCAGCCCGGCGCTGCGGGCCACCGGGTCGTCCCTGGCCTACACGCTGGCGGGCGTCATCGGCGGCGCGCTGGCCCCGCTGCTGTTCACGTACCTGTTCGCGTCGTTCGGGACCTGGCTGGCCCCGGCGTGCTACCTCGCGGCGACCTGCGTGGTCACCCTGATCGGCCTGTCCCTCGGGCGCTCGAACGCGCGGTGA
- a CDS encoding DUF2848 domain-containing protein, which yields MFPLRFDVNGEVVDVPVTTLLNGGYAGRSQEDVAAHVAELAELGVPAPTRTPCLYPVAPYLAMQPDEVPVQHGRTSGEAEWALIVAGPEERNILLTVASDHTDRQLEVHGVAWSKQAGPDVLGRKAWRLVDVADRLDELTLTAWAGGEVIQRGALAELLTPQFWLDDLRERGLLQPGTVLLSGTIPMDAAVDQFADSWRVELGDPKTGDVIACEYQVRRMPEPVA from the coding sequence TTGTTTCCGCTGCGTTTCGATGTCAACGGTGAAGTCGTCGACGTGCCGGTGACGACCCTGCTCAACGGCGGCTACGCCGGGCGCAGCCAGGAGGACGTCGCGGCGCACGTCGCCGAGCTCGCCGAGCTCGGCGTGCCCGCGCCGACCAGGACGCCCTGCCTGTACCCGGTGGCGCCCTACCTGGCGATGCAGCCCGACGAGGTGCCGGTGCAGCACGGCCGCACCTCCGGCGAGGCGGAGTGGGCGCTGATCGTCGCCGGGCCGGAGGAGCGAAACATCCTGCTGACGGTGGCCAGCGACCACACCGACCGCCAGCTGGAGGTGCACGGCGTCGCGTGGAGCAAGCAGGCCGGGCCGGACGTGCTGGGGCGCAAGGCCTGGCGGCTGGTCGACGTCGCCGACCGGCTCGACGAGCTGACGCTGACCGCCTGGGCGGGCGGCGAGGTGATCCAGCGAGGCGCCCTGGCGGAGCTGCTCACCCCGCAGTTCTGGCTCGACGACCTGCGCGAACGCGGCCTGTTGCAGCCGGGCACGGTGCTGCTGTCCGGCACCATCCCGATGGACGCCGCGGTGGACCAGTTCGCCGACTCCTGGCGGGTCGAGCTGGGCGACCCGAAGACCGGCGACGTCATCGCCTGCGAGTACCAGGTCCGCCGCATGCCCGAGCCGGTGGCGTGA
- a CDS encoding ABC transporter substrate-binding protein translates to MLKRRALFVAVPVALGLLGAGCAAPSAPGTGDPRSMLLADGYEPESLNPLLGYGVEGAAKFYDGLLAFDGQSALRPALAGEAPQSTPDAKTWTVKLRDGVRFHDGTPFDAEDVVATYQAAINPAYASTVSSDFDMLADVRSLDPHTVRFDLKIPYAAWPSKLMLGIMPNEQLAEPKSQESSPPNTKPVGTGPYKLVEWRQGDQMTWEANPGYWAGAPAVGKVTVVFAKDDNTRAQRLVSGEFDGTVLPPVLAESVGRDGYRTVHHRTADFRSIALPNRHPVAGDRAVRLALNLAVNREGMIQALLGGHGKPAYAPIPESMGANFEPTARFDFDPERAKKLLDEAGWRVGGDGIRERGGVRAQFTVMYFADDSLRKDLARAFASDAKAVGIQVELAGVDRSAVPDRLATDGIVLGGGNPIDPDPQVYTSLHSSVIGTGTYNNPGQYRNAEVDAALDGGRQEVDQAKRAEFYKQAQRAYVADPGLVYLAFIDHSYVMRDGKWSGYQPPVEPHVHGTTWGPWWNVEAWKPQA, encoded by the coding sequence GTGCTGAAACGCCGTGCTTTGTTCGTCGCTGTTCCGGTCGCCCTGGGCCTGCTCGGGGCGGGGTGCGCCGCGCCGTCCGCGCCGGGCACCGGTGACCCCCGGTCGATGCTGCTCGCCGACGGCTACGAGCCGGAGAGCCTGAACCCGCTGCTGGGCTACGGCGTGGAGGGTGCCGCGAAGTTCTACGACGGCCTGCTGGCCTTCGACGGCCAGTCCGCGTTGCGCCCCGCGTTGGCCGGCGAGGCACCGCAGTCCACGCCCGACGCCAAGACCTGGACGGTCAAGCTCCGCGACGGCGTCCGCTTCCACGACGGCACGCCCTTCGACGCCGAAGACGTCGTCGCCACCTACCAGGCAGCGATCAACCCCGCCTACGCCTCGACGGTGTCCTCGGACTTCGACATGCTCGCCGACGTCCGCTCGCTCGACCCGCACACCGTGCGGTTCGACCTCAAGATCCCCTACGCCGCGTGGCCGTCGAAACTGATGCTCGGCATCATGCCGAACGAGCAGCTCGCCGAGCCGAAGTCGCAGGAGAGCTCCCCGCCCAACACCAAGCCGGTCGGCACCGGGCCCTACAAGCTCGTCGAATGGCGCCAGGGTGACCAGATGACCTGGGAGGCCAACCCCGGCTACTGGGCCGGTGCGCCCGCCGTCGGCAAGGTCACAGTCGTCTTCGCCAAGGACGACAACACCCGCGCCCAGCGCCTGGTCTCCGGCGAGTTCGACGGCACCGTGCTGCCGCCGGTGCTGGCCGAGAGCGTCGGCCGCGACGGCTACCGGACGGTGCACCACCGCACCGCCGACTTCCGCAGCATCGCGCTGCCCAACAGGCACCCGGTCGCCGGCGACCGAGCCGTGCGGCTGGCGCTGAACCTCGCGGTCAACCGTGAGGGCATGATCCAGGCCTTGCTGGGCGGGCACGGAAAGCCGGCCTACGCGCCGATCCCGGAGTCGATGGGTGCCAACTTCGAGCCCACGGCCCGCTTCGACTTCGATCCCGAGCGCGCCAAGAAGCTGCTCGACGAGGCCGGTTGGCGGGTCGGCGGCGACGGCATCCGGGAGCGGGGCGGCGTCCGCGCCCAGTTCACCGTGATGTATTTCGCCGACGACAGCCTCCGCAAGGACCTCGCCCGCGCGTTCGCCTCCGACGCCAAGGCGGTCGGCATCCAGGTCGAGCTCGCCGGGGTGGACCGCTCGGCCGTGCCCGATCGGCTGGCAACCGACGGGATCGTGCTCGGCGGCGGCAACCCCATCGACCCCGACCCGCAGGTCTACACCAGTCTGCACTCCTCGGTCATCGGCACCGGCACCTACAACAACCCGGGCCAGTACCGCAACGCCGAGGTGGACGCCGCGCTCGACGGCGGCCGGCAGGAGGTGGACCAGGCGAAGCGGGCGGAGTTCTACAAGCAGGCGCAGCGCGCCTACGTCGCCGACCCAGGCCTGGTGTACCTGGCGTTCATCGACCACAGCTACGTGATGCGCGACGGCAAGTGGTCCGGCTACCAGCCGCCGGTCGAGCCGCACGTGCACGGGACCACCTGGGGCCCGTGGTGGAACGTCGAGGCCTGGAAACCGCAGGCATGA
- a CDS encoding ABC transporter permease, with protein sequence MSRAIGRLVLRRTGFAVPVLVVVAFGVFVLAAASPFDPVHQYYGVELFGTSAADVAQVRARLGLDEPVLVQFWHWATGVFGGDLGVSRSFRQPVAQVVAQRLPWTLLLTATGLALAVVIALMLGTVAAWRQGGWIDRFVTAIGHALEGVPPFVLALLSIAVFSLGLGWLPVAGLTDAGAPVSFGQVAEHLALPALVLGISQSPWLVLHVRQSMLTSLSEDHVIGARARGLAESAVVLRHALPTALLPFVTLIGARVPELVTGAVLVEEVFSWPGLAAAVVTAATAVDYPLLAILTLVATAAVLIGSLFADIAAIVLDPRVATDG encoded by the coding sequence ATGAGCCGCGCGATCGGCCGGTTGGTGCTGCGGCGGACCGGGTTCGCGGTACCGGTGCTGGTGGTCGTGGCGTTCGGGGTGTTCGTGCTGGCCGCGGCGTCCCCGTTCGACCCGGTCCACCAGTACTACGGTGTGGAGCTCTTCGGGACGTCCGCGGCCGACGTCGCGCAGGTGCGGGCCCGGCTGGGGCTCGACGAACCCGTGCTGGTGCAGTTCTGGCACTGGGCGACCGGCGTGTTCGGCGGCGACCTCGGGGTGTCGCGGTCGTTCCGGCAGCCGGTCGCGCAGGTCGTCGCGCAACGGCTGCCGTGGACGCTCCTGCTGACCGCGACCGGGCTCGCGCTGGCCGTGGTGATCGCCCTGATGCTGGGCACCGTCGCGGCCTGGCGGCAGGGCGGCTGGATCGACCGGTTCGTCACCGCCATCGGCCACGCGCTGGAGGGTGTGCCGCCGTTCGTGCTGGCGCTGCTGTCGATCGCGGTGTTCTCGCTGGGGCTCGGCTGGCTGCCGGTGGCGGGCCTGACCGACGCGGGCGCTCCGGTGTCGTTCGGGCAGGTCGCCGAGCACCTGGCACTGCCCGCGCTGGTGCTGGGCATCTCCCAGTCGCCGTGGCTGGTGCTGCACGTCCGGCAGTCGATGCTGACGTCGCTGTCCGAGGACCACGTGATCGGGGCGCGGGCGCGCGGCCTCGCGGAGAGCGCCGTCGTGCTGCGGCACGCGCTGCCGACCGCGCTGCTGCCGTTCGTCACGCTGATCGGCGCGCGGGTTCCGGAACTGGTCACCGGAGCCGTGCTGGTCGAGGAGGTCTTCTCCTGGCCGGGCCTGGCCGCCGCCGTCGTCACCGCCGCAACGGCGGTCGACTACCCGCTACTGGCGATCCTGACGCTCGTGGCCACCGCGGCGGTGCTGATCGGCTCGCTGTTCGCCGACATCGCGGCGATCGTGCTAGACCCGAGGGTGGCGACCGATGGCTGA